TGAGACGTCCTCTGCAGACTTTGAGCACATCTGGAGTCGCCGCATGTCGACGTTTCCCTCATTCATTTTAGAGGAGCGGCGCAGTTGAGGAGCTGACTGGATGGAACGTCCTCCGAACTTCAACCTCTGGATGAAAACTTTAAATTCCTGCTGAAACAGCTTAGCAAGCCTAAGGGAAAACAAAGATGACAATACCTGCCCACAGCCAAACGTCAATAAATACCAATCTAATTAAATCTGTAAGAGAACTTTGAGGTACTAACAAACCAATTAAATTACACATAAGGAAAAATTTAAAtaacaaagaacaaaaatcaGAGCAAGATAAGAACAAAGTACCCTTCATTTGGGTTAGAGTAGTAAACATGCTGGGCTCTCACCTGTATTCACTGTAGCAATCACTCAGAAGAAATAAGGGTAATCGTTCCCTTATCATCCACTGAATTCCTTGTTCTCTGTCCAGACACTAAAGATCAGACAGCCTCAGTACGTAAGAAAATGTTCCGATATCACTGAACAGGAATAATCTTACAGTGACAGTGTAGCGGTTGTCCACAGgagggctgctgcagaggtcagcaggGTCCCCAGTGAGGAGCTGTGATTTGCTGCGCCGCAGCACCGATCTGATTCTTCTGCAGACAAGCTCTGCTTCATCAGTCGCCACCTCGAACAGCCTGGTCTCTGGGTTATATAGCAAACCCTCCTGAAATGACTGGAAAGAACAGCATAGCAACCAGGGATTTGGGTTCAGAATGGGATCATATTCATGTCAGATATTAGGACTAATTTACCGGCAGACTTAAAAAATCATTGAAGAAGTGAGCCAATAGATCATCAGAAGCCAGAGAGATCTCCTGCAGGTGGAACATTAAATTCATGATGCATCCAAGAAAATGTTATTAAATGTCAGGGTGAATTTGTACTTACAAAGTTGCTGGCAGTCAGGAGGGGAAAATCTTGAAGACAAAGATGGGTTAAATATTAAAAGGATAtatatttctttaaatatatattgcAATTCTTAAACGTGTCACCTGATGATGGGATTCCCCACATTGTTCAGGAAAAATGAAGAGAGCAGAAAAGGTTTTGATTTCAAACCGAGCAGTGAAGCCGTAACGACACTTCTGAACATTCAACCTGCAGCTCTCAGATTAGACACACTGCAGGTTGCTATGGAAGTGGAGTCATTTTCAAAacacagggggcagtaaaaGTTTAACTAGGATTCCAGAGACTGGAGGTCTTCTCCCTGCCAATTCTCACAAAAATCACCCTTTCactaaattgatttttttttttttttttttttacctagaCAGAAActtgcatctttttaaaaatgaaacatgtGATTAACATTGTTGTAGCGAACACgtgccactaggtggcgccaaACACCAAAGAAAAGAGTACTGACTTCAATCTATAAAACTcaggaaaatgttgttttttctttttaaatgaatttattttaaaattgctCTGAAAAACACTGGTAAAAGTTGAAAATCTCGAATCCCACAAAAACGTTACGTACAGTTGCTCAAGGTGCACCGACAGCATAACTCAACCTCTGCCCTGTTGACTTTATACACataatttaaaaacacacaagtaaGAACTAGATCGGAGAAAAATTGAGGCAACTACAGTACAAGGAAATGGACAAAGACACACTGAAAAGTACAGAAGTTGTTCTCATGTACTGGCTACAGATCAGTCTCCTGTACTTCAAAAGTCCTAAAAAATAAAGTGACTGAAGGACATAGATTGTTTATTGTGCTCACAGCCTCCTAACGTTGCGCTTGCTTTGAGCGCTTCCTGGGAGCAGCTTGTCTTTATTGTGGCGGCCGACAGACTGGCTGCCGCACTCCCTGGAACCGTGGAAGGTGCATAAACAGGCCGTGCAGAACTGGAAACCACaatcagctctgctgcagatgcCCTCTCCCTTCACGGAGTGGCACCTTGCGGGGTGCTGGCATCGCGGGCAGGGCTTCAGGCACTCGTCGTTGAAGAGCGTTTTGGCAACCTGGGAGGGGAGATAAAAGAGACCTTGAACCAACCGACCACAGTCGACGCACATTTTCATCACTCCGAGCTTCAACTCGCCTCAATAAATTTATCCCGTTTGCTGCTGCCCGAGTGTTGCAAAGGCGTTAAAGTGCTTTTGGCTGACTGGGGGGTGCAGAAGCTGGAGCTTCGAGACTGGGCCTGAACACTCTTGAGGGCTGACCTCTTGAGAAGCGTGAGCCTGGTCTCTGCCTCTGGCACATGGTGAGCTCCCCCTGACTGaggacacacccacacagtcaGAATACTCTTCTGGGGCAGAGGTGTGCTGCGCCAAAAGGGGTCACCCTCACCTCCAGACCGGCGTCCACTTCCATCAGATGGGTTCTCCTCTTCAAACAAGCGCCCTCGTCTTGTTGGACCACCTCGCTCCAGCTCTTACACACCTGACCGCACCTAGCGAAGACGTGGAGATCACGTTGAAGCAAAAGCTTTAGTCGCGGAACAGAAAACATTCGCATCCCACCTGTAGACGCTCTCAGGGCTCAGCTCGCCGAGTATGATGGACAGGACGTGTCTGAggttcctcttcttcagctcgGTGAGTATGTCCACCTTCCCCAGGCCCATTTTCCTTCCGATCAGCCCGGCCAGGGGCAGGGAGGTCCTGAACATCACAGGGGTCTCCGTCAGCGCCGCGGTGTATCTCAGCTGTTCCTTCAGACTGGGACTGTGGCCTGTGAACATCTGGGCTTTCTGCTGGCACATGGCATGAACCAGCTGTAAAGCCGGGGTCAGAGACAGATTGACAGAGGTCCTCCTCCTGTGAGGAGTCTCATCTGGAACGGCAGATGTGCCACGCAGGGTCGCGTTTTCTGGCCTGGCCCTTGTTGCTCTTAAGGGGGTGGTGTAAAACGGTCTCCCAGGAGCCAGACCATCAGCAGAGATGGCAGCGTGTGGCGGGGCGTTCTCAGCAAAGACTTCATCGTCTTTAGAATGGCTGCACGTCTGATGGGACCGTGCGTGCCTTCTGTCCGCGAGGTCCTCCTCAGATTGCGAGCCTCCTTCTTTGAGTGTTGAGAGTCTGTTCTGGCGATGCAAACGGGATCGCCGCTTTGACTCTGCCAGATTTGGCGTCTCGGCGTGTCCGCGggaggcagagagcagcagctcctggaacgAGCCATCGTAGTCCACCGGGGAATCTTTGTCGAGGGTCAGCGAGCTAAACCCGCTGTCTTCACACGCAGACCTGCTCAGGGATCACAAAGGTGCACAAGAGTTCAATCATTTGTCGTTTATTTCCTAGCCGTTGTATTTACagcaaaatgtaaataaacattaaaattacATGTGGGGGGGGAGTATCTGAAAAATCAATACCTGATAaatttgggtgtgtgtgtggacgatGGCGTGCACAAGGC
The DNA window shown above is from Takifugu flavidus isolate HTHZ2018 chromosome 10, ASM371156v2, whole genome shotgun sequence and carries:
- the fbxo43 gene encoding F-box only protein 43; this encodes MQCTPESNIYLQSCKGQQSYDCSDSGYSGLFRSPPSAAGADSCKSLSPEECGGTSKENLRPSVTPSWCETPRRDSSLRQRRLICRLTQPVKADIRSPCSSGTDASLGWLSFSFDSIDGDTGPLDPAQDLPLSCRKRRLLFTQTRTSTLDDGKLNSAQLSSFGSRISLSDAEFSENLSAADQRETPIFNKLLPGSSKRSFRSPIGSVATDLYDDTSALCTPSSTHTPKFIRSACEDSGFSSLTLDKDSPVDYDGSFQELLLSASRGHAETPNLAESKRRSRLHRQNRLSTLKEGGSQSEEDLADRRHARSHQTCSHSKDDEVFAENAPPHAAISADGLAPGRPFYTTPLRATRARPENATLRGTSAVPDETPHRRRTSVNLSLTPALQLVHAMCQQKAQMFTGHSPSLKEQLRYTAALTETPVMFRTSLPLAGLIGRKMGLGKVDILTELKKRNLRHVLSIILGELSPESVYRCGQVCKSWSEVVQQDEGACLKRRTHLMEVDAGLESGGAHHVPEAETRLTLLKRSALKSVQAQSRSSSFCTPQSAKSTLTPLQHSGSSKRDKFIEVAKTLFNDECLKPCPRCQHPARCHSVKGEGICSRADCGFQFCTACLCTFHGSRECGSQSVGRHNKDKLLPGSAQSKRNVRRL